A segment of the Candidatus Izimaplasma bacterium HR1 genome:
CAGTAATGGTAACTGTTAGGTCGTCTTCTACTAATTCACTTGAATTAAAGGCGTAGAATACAGTTCTAACAACTATTACATTTCTAGTTAGTTCGACATACATTCCGTCTGTAAATGAGTACGTCAATATATAAAACCCTGGCACATCAGTATTCACCGTACCTGTTACAGTAACAGAAGCACTTGAGCCATCAAGTTGATAACCAGGATCTACCCAAGTATCTCCTTGATCAATATATACTTCATTAGAATCGTTTAGACTAAATGAAATATTGGACATTGAAGGACTAACTACGACATTTCTTGTGAGAGTTTTTAATCCTGTTTCTGACATATACTCATATTCAACCTGATAGTTACCAGGTGTATATATATCAACATTATCAGTTATAGTAACTTCAGTAGTTGCTGGAGTACAAGTTACACCAGGATCTTGAAAAGAATCTTCAACATCTATATTTATAGTACCATTACCATTTAAAGTACAAGTAACGACTATAACTGGATTTATTGTTTCTTCTTCAACAATTACTGTTCTTATTGTGCTTATCTTTACTCCATTACTGTCATAAGAATAAGTAATCTCATAACTACCTTCAAGTGCGGTGTTAACAGTCCCTGTGATTGTGATTTCTATAGAAGTATCACCATCAACATATGCACCTAGTTCTGAATAAGTATCACCTACTGTAATTGTTACAGTAGCTTCACCGTTTAACTTAACTGCCCCTGGTCTTACTGGTTCATCTCCCCCATTATCAGGATTACACCCTACTAATAGTAAAACACTTAATAACATAATAAATAATTTTTTCATTGTTCCCTCCTAAACCCCTAAACTAGTTTTCGGATTAAGTATATCGTAAACTGGTTTATATGTTTTTCTATGAATATCTAAAACACCATGTTTCTTAAGAGCCTCGAGATGTTGTTTGGTCGGATATCCTTTATGTTTTTCAAATCCATATTCTGGATATTTTTTAGCAATATCGATCATATATCTATCACGTTCTTGTTTAGCGATAATTGAAGCGGCAGCAATTGTTGCGCTCTTTTGATCTCCTTTAATAATACTTTCAAAGGGAATCCCAATATCTCCTAGTGGCATCGCATCACTTAAGATATATGTTGGTTGTTGTTTTAAAGCTTTGATAGCTTCTATCATCGCTTTCTTACTTGCCTGATAGATATTAATTTTATCAATCTCTTTTGGCCAAATATAAATAATATGAAAAGCTAATGCTTTATCTCTTATTTCTTTATCTAAGAGAACTCTTTTCTTTTCGCTAAGTTTCTTTGAATCATTTAGACCTTCTATTTTATTATCATTATCCAGTATTACTGCAGCAGCTACGACTGGTCCAGCAAGCGGTCCACGCCCAACTTCATCACATCCAGCAATATAGATATGTCCATTTTTTATAAGATCATTTTCGTAGCTATACAAGTTCTTTAATCCTATCCAAAATCATTTTACCAAACTTAAGATGTCTAAACTCATGAAGGAATAAATCGATTACTCTGTCATAATCAATTTGTTTTCCAGGAAGTAAACAACCTCTTCTTATTCCAATATCGTCAAAAATTTGTGCAACATTGTCGATATCAACAGTGATATCGTATCTTTCTTCTAATCTACCTTTATAGTATTTATCTAAGAATCTAAAACCAAATATTACCACATCATCTTTAGGTAGTATATTGTCTTTGATAGCTCCTGTTAAAGCCAATTTCTTAGCAATTTCTTCATCTTCAAATTTAGGCCATAAGATTCCTGGAGTATCTAATAATTCAAAGTCTTTTCCAACTCTAATGTATTGGGTTTGCTTTGTAACACCAGGACGATCTCCAACTACTAATTTTCGTTTATTTGCTAATTTATTAATCAATGTCGATTTCCCTACATTAGGTATTCCTAAGATCATTGCACGTAGTGGTCTTTCGGTACGTCCTCTTGATAGTTCTTTGGCAATTTTATCTTTTAAAAGTTCTTTCATTAACGGTAAAAGTTTATCTAAACCTTGCCCTGTAATGGCATTCACCTTTAATGAAGGCACTCCTTGTTTCCTAAAGTGAGCTACCCATTTTTCTAGTTCTTGAGGATCCGTTAAATCTGCTTTGTTAAAAAGAATGATTTTAGGTGTATTACCAATCATCGTTCTTATTACCGGATTTTGAGAGCTAAAAGGAATTCTTGCGTCAAGAATTTCTAATACTACATCAATTAATTTAACTTTTTCAATTATTTCTCTTTTTGTCTTGGCCATGTGGCCAGGATACCAATGAATCTGTTTCATATTATCAACTCGCTATTTTATAATATTGTAATCAGTAAACTTGAAAACTACTTTTCCATAAATTGCATCTTCCATTACTGGCCCAAAGTATCTAGAATCAATACTTGTTCCACTTCCACTAACTGCACCACCGTCACGGTTATCACCTAAAACGAAGTATTCTCCGTCTTCGACTACAAATGTACAATGTGAATTATCTACGTATGTACCTGTATGGATATTGGTACAATATGTTTTTACTTGTTCTGTATCGATGTAATCTTCTACAAGAAGCGTTCCATCGATAAAGATTTGGTTGTTGTTTATTTCAATTGTTTCGCCAGGTAAACCGACAATACGTTTGATTAAATATGGTGTCGTTTCTGAATCTTGATGAACAATTACCACATCAAATCGCTCATATTCTTTTGTCATATGAGAGAAAATTACTGCTTCGTTATCATTAAAATTCGGCATCATTGAGGTCCCTGTGATTGGCGATAAGGAAATAAAGAACATATTAGTAACTGTAACTATTAATGATAAGTAAGAAATGATACTTACTATATCAAGAATATCATTTAGCATTTTATATCCTTTATATACTTCTTTCTTCGAGTATTCAATTGGTTTGATGCGGTTATCATAGAAATAGATAATTGCTGCAAAAAACAATATAAATAGATTTATTGTTAAGAAGATAGGAGCATTGACATTGTTAAAGTCGATATTCTCATCAAAATTTCTTAAGATAAAGAATAATGAAATAACAATAACCACGATAAACGTATGAAAACGAAGGGTCTTTCGAACCTTCATTGTTTCAATCGTATGGTCTTCTTCTATTTCTTCTTCTATTTCTTCTTCTAGTAAATCGTTAAAGTCATCCATATCAAGACCTATTTTCCTTCAATTATTTGATCTAACTCTTCAATTGTAACTAATACAGTACGGGCTTTAGAACCAACATTTTCCGAGACAATTCCTTGTTCATGAAGTGTTTCTACTATCTTTTGTGCTCTATTAAAGCCAATATTAAATTGTTTACTGATTTTATTAATTGAACAAGCCTTACTTATAATAACAAATCTAGCTACTTCTTCAAATAGATCATCACTATTTACAACAGAAGTTGCTTGTCTTACAAGTTTTTCTTGTGTAAACATATACTCACTGTCTCTTTGTCTTCTAATAAATTCATTAACATTACTTATTTCGGTATCACTAATAAAAGCACCTTGAACACGTCTTTGTGGTTTTCCACTTTCAGCATATAACATATCTCCACGACCTAATAACTTATCAGCCCCAGCTCCATCAATAATTGTCATTGAATCAATATAACTAGAAACCATAAAGGCAATACGAGTTGGGATATTTGATTTAATTGTTCCTTTTACAACGTCTGTACTTGGACGTTGTGTGGCAATAATTAAATGAATCCCACAAGCTCTTGCTTTTTGGGTTAAGCGCATTATTGCTTCCTCAACACTACTTGAAGCTACCATCATTAAGTCTGCTAACTCATCAACAATAATGACGATATAAGGCATTCTTTCTAATTCTTCTTTTAATGCTTTTTCATTATAAGATTTAATATCTCTTACTCGTTCATTACTGAATAAAACAAATCTTTTTTCCATCTCTTCTACAGCCCATTTTAAACCAGCAGTTGCGATTTTAGCATCGGTGATAACTGGTGTAATTAAATGAGGTAAATCGTTGTATGCTGAGAGTTCAACCATCTTAGGGTCGATAAGCATTAATTTTAAATCATCTGGTGAATATTTAAATAACAAACTCATTAAGATTGTATTAATACATACTGATTTACCACTACCTGTTGCACCTGCAACTAGACCATGAGGCATTTTAGAAATTGATGAGTAAACACCAAGACCATCAATATCTAAACCAAGAGCAATGGTTAACGGATCTGTTGAGTTCTTAAATTCATCCTTACTTACTATATCATAGAAATGAACTATTTCAGGAACTTCATTTGGAACTTCAATCCCGACAGTGCTTTTTCCAGGGATTGGTGCTTCAATTCTAATTTCTTTAGCGGCTAATGCCATTTTAATGTTATCGGTAATACCGGTAACTTTTTTTACATATACTCCGCTTTCTAACTCGATTTCATATCTTGTTACTGTTGGGCCTTTTGTATGAGTTTTAACTCTAGCTCCAACTTTAAATTCTTCAAAAGTACGATCTAATATATCAATTTGTTTTTGAACCCATTGCTCATTACTTTGAACCTTTCTAACTGGTTTGTTTAATAAATTGAATGAAGGAAAACGATATTCCTTATTAAACTTGTTCATAGCTTTAGGGGCTTCTACTTTAACTTCAGGTTTTGGTTCCGGTTTCTTTGTTCCTGGGTTAAAGTAATCGTTAATATTTGATTTAACTGCACGTTTTGGTTCTTCCTTGTAAACAGGTATTTCTTCAACAACACCACTAATAAATTCTTCAGTCGCTTCGTTTTCTTGTTTTTGATCTCTTTTTCTTCTTTTCTCTTCCATAACTTCGTTTAAGCTATTTCCTTGCACTAAATCAAACTCATGGTATTCACTACCATAACGTTCTTTTTTAGTTTCATTAGATAGTTTAGGTTCTGTTCTAAAGTCATCTAATTGCTTATCTAAATCACCAGTTCTTTTAACTGGGTTAGGAATAACAACTTTATCTTTTACATTCGTCCCAAAAATAGGAGAAACAAAGTGATCTTTTTGATAACTTCTCTTCTCTTTCTTTTCCGCAATTTCAGGAATTTCAAATTCCTTGTAATCGGGGGTTCTTTCTGTAACTACAAGTTTGCTTTTCTTTTTTCTAAAAAACATGCTGCCACCTACTTTATTTTGTAATAGTACTATCTATAAACGTTTTTACTTCAATATATGATTTACGTAGTTTATTCACTAATCTACCTGTTTCTTCACCTTTTTCAAAGACTAAGAAACTGGGTACACCGTATATTTCTAAATGTTTAGCTAAATCTATAAAACGATCTCGATTACAACCATAGAAGTTGTAATCTCTGAAGTCTTTTTCTAATACTCTTAAATAAGGATTTAAGATGACACAATCAGGACAAAAAGTTGTAGAGAAGTAAATAACAACTTTCTCTTCTGTTTCAACAACATCATAAAACTCTTTAAGATTCTTCAGCTTCTTCAGGTTCATCATCTCCTTCAGCTAGTAAGTCTTCCATATCCTTTTCAACAATACCTAGTTCTAGGTCTTGATCAAATAATTTTTTAGAATAAACTTTAGCTGTCTCTTCACCAACTACAGCAACAATTGTTACACATAGTTTTCTTATGATAATGTCCATACTAGTACTTAGGACTAGTTTTCTAAACCAATAAACAGGATTTATAGCATTTAATGCCATACCACCATATTTTAATACTTTACCAAAACGATATTTCTTAGCGGCTTTAGCTAGTTTACTTTCTTCTAAAGCTCGTTTCTTTTCATACATATTAACGATTGTGATAATACGCATTTTTTTAGCGTTTTTAAGAATTGGCACTTCTAGAATATCGTTAATTCTATCAGTTATATAATGGTTTAATTCAAGTAATTCATTTACACTTAATTCAAACATGGGATATTTACTATTAGGAAAGAAATAACGGCTTACTTCTTCAACTAATTCAATTGACATATTAAAGGTTAATCTAAAGGCACCTTCATTCTTAAGTTTAATACTTCTTTTTAAAGATGTCTGACGGTGTTCAATTAGTTTCTTCAAATCGTCACCACTAATTTCACCTTCAGGTTTCTTAGCATCTAAAGATAAGTTTTTACCTCTAATCCCAAACACAGTAACTAATAATAAGAATAATACTACTCCAGTTACCATCCCTAAAAAGAAATTAATGAATCCACCAAAACTAGAATCTAACAATTCTACAAAACTGATTGCTAACGTAAGCATATAATCACGCTCCTTACTAAATTATATTATACCATAATTCTATTTCTTATTGTGTATAATTTATGATTATGGTATCTTAAAATGAGGTGATAAAAATGAAGAAATATTTAATCGCTTTAGATTTAGATGGAACTTTATTATCAGATTGGCAAACAATCAGTCAAAAAACTAAAGATTACTTACAAGAATTAGATAAGTTAGGACATACAATTGTTATTGCAACAGGGCGTCCATTCAGAAGTAGTGAGAAGTTCTATGATGAGCTTGGTTTAACTACTCCAATCATTAACTATAATGGTGGTCTTGTGACTAATAAACACAATCCTGATTTTGAATCATATAGTCTTTCTATTCCTAAAGAATACGTAATTGATATATTTAAATCAAATAAACATGTTATCGAAAATGCTTTTGGTGAAGTAGAAGATAATATTTATCTTTATGAAGATAGTGAAAAAATAAGACCACTACTTCATTACTTTAACGGCGCAACATTAAGTGTTGGTAATTTTGAAGAGATTCTTCAAGATGATCCAAATGGTTTCCTAATCGTTGCCCATGAAGGTAGAGCAGATATCATTGAAGAATATGTTAAAGATCGATATGAGAACAAAGTGTTAGCTCGTAATTGGGGACATCATTATAACTTTGTTATTGAGTTACATACTCCAGAAACTACAAAAGGTGCAGGTTTACATTATGTTGCTGAACACCTTGGTTTCAAAAAAGAAGACATCATTGCCTTTGGTGATGCTCATAATGATATTGAACTACTCCAGTATGCTGGAGTTGGTGTAGCGATGCAAAATGCTCAAGACGTTTTGAAAGAACACGCTGATTATATTACTGAGTATCCTAATACTGAAGACGGTATAGTTAAGTTCTTAAAAAAATACTTTATCCAAACAAAAACGCAAGATTAATTTCTTGCGTTTTTTATTTCTATTTAGCTTTTTGAAAGATAAAAACACCGATAAACACTACTACTATCCCGACAACCTGATATAAGTTAATAGGACTTCGTTCAACTCCAAACATTCCGAAATGATCAATTACCTTCCCGACGATTAATTGCAGAACAATTGTTATAACTAATGTTGTTGTAACCCCGTTCATAATAACACTATTGGAAATAGAGAAAATTATTACTACTCCTAATGAACCCGCAATAATTGGTAAGAGGTTTACTTTTGAGAAGAAACTTAAACTAAAATCACCCCTAGAAAAGTAAATGATTAAAGCTGCAAGCAATCCAAATAAGTGAATCATGATTACAGTTTCCATTGAACCAAATTCTTTTGTTGATTTTCCACTTAAAGTACTTTGTAATGTAATAGCTAAGCCTGCTATAATTGGCAATAATAAATATGTCATAGTTTTAATTCTCTTCTTTGTTAGAAGTGTTTTCATATACGTTACCTCTTGACAACTCTTTCAATTTTTTAAAATCTAAAATCGTGATTATATGTTTCTCTTTTCTAATAACCTTAAGTTCAATTAAACTTTTGATTGATCTTACTAAATGTCTGTAAGAACAACCTAGGTTATTACTTATATCTGCTAGACTATCAATCTCGATAGTTGTTTTTGTTTCTTCATCATATAGCGAATAAAAATAACTTGCTAGTCTTGTTTCGAGTTTGTAGACTAAATTAATTCTTGTATTAAGTTGGCTATCGATTAACTTTTCACTAAGTTGTTTAATTATATAATCATTGAATTGTTTTGAATCTGAATATCTTTCATTGATTATATTAAAATCTACTTTAATTAGTTCAACTTCTTTGATTACCTCTACTGTGCAGGTAGTATCTCTTTTAGAATAGTATTCAACATCTCCTAAGATGTTAAAACCATCTTCAAATCCAAGCAACATGGTTTTCCCATTCTCATACTCTTTATAGACTTTTAACTTTCCGGAAATAACAAAGTACATTATATGCATAGGGTCTGATTCATTAACAATTAACTGCCCTTTATTATATGTAGTTATTTGTAGTTCTTCTTCTGTGTGATTAACCAAGATATTACTTAAAATATTGTTAATCACTTCATTTCTTGATTTACTCATTATGCACCTCCAATAGGATGATAATCTAATTATATATTATAAATATATATATGTTTAGGACAAATGTCCTATTTCTAATATATTTAAGAAAAAAAGGCCAAATGGCCTTTTATTTTTATTCTGCACAAATAGGTGTTCCTGGTACATAACCATTTAGTTCAACAGTTATACTTGTAATAACTATATCAACATATGGTTTATCATATGCATCTCTTAATTGATAAGCGATTAATTCTAATATGTTAAATCCACTTGTTAAACCACCAAATGCTGCGTAGTTACCATCTAAAAAGTCACTATCCTCATGTACAATAAAGAACTGGCTAGTAGCACTATTCATCGAACTAGTACGTGCCATTGAGATGACTCCTCTAGTATGAGATAGATTATTAGTTACTCCATTACTACTAAACTCACCTTCAATTGAACAATTATTACTCTCGATGATACCACCTTGTATCATAAAGCCATTGATTATTCTATGGAAAGAACTACCTGAATAATCTTGATCTAGAGCATATTGAATGAAGTTGTCCACTGTGTTTTGAGCTACTGCTGGAAACAATTCCAAAGTCATAACTCCGTAATCTTCAACAGTGATTGAGATTACTGGATTTGATGGGCTTAGATAATCATAATATGCTAAGCTAGTTAAATCTACATTATCTGCTGCTAAAGAGTATTTAGCATAGATATACTGCGATGATTTAGTTCCTGTAATAGTAGTAATTTGATTAGTATGTTCTATTTCTGTATAATATCCTTCAAATGTAAATCCTTCTAAATCATGTTCTGTCAAAGTAACTACTTCGTCATAATCAACAACAAATCTTTCTACAAGGTAATTATTAAATATGATAAAGATAATCGATTCTACTGGATCAAATTTTGCGTATAGATTAATATCTGAAGTTAATGTTTCTTTATAATCAAATGGTTCTGTTAGTTCCACATCATAGAACCAACCTTTAAAATTATAACCATCTTGTCTAGTAGCAGGAATAAAAGTAACTTCTCCATAATCAAAATCATAGAATGCTTTTTCTCCATCCCACAAATTTAGAGTTACTCTAAACTGGTAATAGTTGTCTTCCCATCTAGCGTATAGAGTGGTATCAGTTGTAACAGTGATTCCATCAGAAACTAATGTTTGAAAGTTTTCTTCTACATACCATCCAGCAAAAGTATACCCTTCTTTTGTTGGGTCTTCTGGTAAACTTGTTGTTACAAGTCCTTCTACATTTATACTTCCTACTACAGAACCACCATTTGAAACGAATGTAATCTCATATTCATTTGTCACTAAATGTCCCTCGCTATCATTACAAGCTGTAAGTGTGAAAACTAGTAATAGACTTAAAATCGTTAGTAATTTTTTCATTGTAAAGTCCTCCTTGAAAATTATAGTTAAAGTTATTATAACAAAACCTTAGAACAAAGGAAAGACCGAGATTCTCCATAATCTCGGCCTTCCATTAGAGTTTGAAACTCGAAAGAGGTTATTTAATACGCGCCATTGCATGTAATAAAGAAAAAACTTCCTTTGTTTCATCAACCGCGGTGTATTGTTTCATCATACTTTCTACCGTGTTAATAAATTCTTCTTGTTCTTCTTTAGTCATATACATGATGTGCCTTTGGGAAGCTATTTGTCTTTGTACGCTTCCTTCAGAGTTAGCTACCATATTTAAATGGGTTCTCAAATCATCACGAAATTCACTTGATACTCTGTCGTAAATTTCTTCTAATAAACTACTCTGTGATAGATAAACTTCGTTAGAAAGTTCTCCACCTTTAAACATTATAGATTCATATGCTGATTTATAATATTTAGCAATAATACCATTTATAGATTCTGTTTTATGTAATTCTAGTGCGCCAAATTCAACTAGTTTCTTTAAATGATAATTAACTTTGGCTGGTGCTTCATTTATTTTAGTAGCTACTTGCTTAGCTGTTAATGATTTTTTTTCTCTTAAGTAAGTAAGCATAATATTTTTCCTTAAGGGATCGAATATTATTTTTACTTCTTCATCAGTAGTGATTAATAATTCTTTTTTCACTTATTTACCTCAATTGTAAAATCTACAATTCTCCGTTAAATTTATTTTATCGTATCATTCATTTATACGTTATATCTCAATTCTAACAAATCATCATTTTTTAGTCAATGAATTTAATTGCAATGAAAAGGTTTACATGCCTAAAAGTTGTTCTAAGGCGGTACGTATAATTAAATTACTTGTTAAGTAAATTATATTATTATATAATTATTTAGAAAAGCGAGGTGTTAGTATGTCGATTGTATTTAAAGAGGTTGGCAAGACTTACGATAATGGCGTAGAAGCATTAAAAAATATTAGTGTTAGAATTGAACAAGGAGAGTTTATTACTATCATTGGTTTATCAGGAGCTGGTAAATCAACATTCTTAAAATGTGTAAACAGAATTCATGATGTAACTGCAGGTGAATTATATGTGAATGATGTTAATCCTAATACATTACATGGTAAAGATTTACGTGCTTATAAAAGAAAGATTGGAATGGTATTCCAATCATTTAACCTAATAAGTAAAACAACTGTATTACGTAACGTTTTAGCTTCAAGAGTTGCGAGTATGCCGTGGTGGAAAACAGCTTTAGGTCTTTATAGTAAAGCTGATAAAATTGTTGCTTTAGAAGCCTTAGAAAAAGTAGGTATTTTAGAAAAAGCATACACAAGAGCAGATCAGTTATCTGGGGGACAGCAACAACGTGTTGCTTTAGCTAGAACAGTTGCCCAAGAACCAAATGTTATTTTAGCTGATGAGCCTGTTGCATCATTAGATCCTATAACAGCAAAGCAAGTTATGGATGACTTTAAACGAATTAATGAGAAAGAAAACATTACTGTAATTGCTAATATGCATCATGTGGATTTAGCTTTACAATATGCAAAACGTGTTATAGGAATTAAAGATGGTTTAATTGTGTTTGATGGTCCTGTTGATAAAGTTAATGAAGCAGTATTGGTTCATGTTTATGGAAGAAAATTAACCGATGATGATTATATCGGTGAATAAGTATGAAACATATTAAAAACTTCTTCAGTAAATTAAAAGCTTTTTTCGATAAGGTTCTTCCAAAACCAAAGACTGTAACATTAGAAAATGGTACAACTGTAGATCCACCAAGATCTGCAAAGATTTACGTTTCTATTATTCTATTAGTAGTTATTTATTATTTCTTAGATATTACAAATTTTGATATTGTTCAACT
Coding sequences within it:
- the rnhB gene encoding Ribonuclease HII; translation: MYSYENDLIKNGHIYIAGCDEVGRGPLAGPVVAAAVILDNDNKIEGLNDSKKLSEKKRVLLDKEIRDKALAFHIIYIWPKEIDKINIYQASKKAMIEAIKALKQQPTYILSDAMPLGDIGIPFESIIKGDQKSATIAAASIIAKQERDRYMIDIAKKYPEYGFEKHKGYPTKQHLEALKKHGVLDIHRKTYKPVYDILNPKTSLGV
- the rbgA gene encoding Ribosome biogenesis GTPase A; this translates as MKQIHWYPGHMAKTKREIIEKVKLIDVVLEILDARIPFSSQNPVIRTMIGNTPKIILFNKADLTDPQELEKWVAHFRKQGVPSLKVNAITGQGLDKLLPLMKELLKDKIAKELSRGRTERPLRAMILGIPNVGKSTLINKLANKRKLVVGDRPGVTKQTQYIRVGKDFELLDTPGILWPKFEDEEIAKKLALTGAIKDNILPKDDVVIFGFRFLDKYYKGRLEERYDITVDIDNVAQIFDDIGIRRGCLLPGKQIDYDRVIDLFLHEFRHLKFGKMILDRIKELV
- the sipV gene encoding Signal peptidase I V codes for the protein MDDFNDLLEEEIEEEIEEDHTIETMKVRKTLRFHTFIVVIVISLFFILRNFDENIDFNNVNAPIFLTINLFILFFAAIIYFYDNRIKPIEYSKKEVYKGYKMLNDILDIVSIISYLSLIVTVTNMFFISLSPITGTSMMPNFNDNEAVIFSHMTKEYERFDVVIVHQDSETTPYLIKRIVGLPGETIEINNNQIFIDGTLLVEDYIDTEQVKTYCTNIHTGTYVDNSHCTFVVEDGEYFVLGDNRDGGAVSGSGTSIDSRYFGPVMEDAIYGKVVFKFTDYNIIK
- the sftA gene encoding DNA translocase SftA, which translates into the protein MFFRKKKSKLVVTERTPDYKEFEIPEIAEKKEKRSYQKDHFVSPIFGTNVKDKVVIPNPVKRTGDLDKQLDDFRTEPKLSNETKKERYGSEYHEFDLVQGNSLNEVMEEKRRKRDQKQENEATEEFISGVVEEIPVYKEEPKRAVKSNINDYFNPGTKKPEPKPEVKVEAPKAMNKFNKEYRFPSFNLLNKPVRKVQSNEQWVQKQIDILDRTFEEFKVGARVKTHTKGPTVTRYEIELESGVYVKKVTGITDNIKMALAAKEIRIEAPIPGKSTVGIEVPNEVPEIVHFYDIVSKDEFKNSTDPLTIALGLDIDGLGVYSSISKMPHGLVAGATGSGKSVCINTILMSLLFKYSPDDLKLMLIDPKMVELSAYNDLPHLITPVITDAKIATAGLKWAVEEMEKRFVLFSNERVRDIKSYNEKALKEELERMPYIVIIVDELADLMMVASSSVEEAIMRLTQKARACGIHLIIATQRPSTDVVKGTIKSNIPTRIAFMVSSYIDSMTIIDGAGADKLLGRGDMLYAESGKPQRRVQGAFISDTEISNVNEFIRRQRDSEYMFTQEKLVRQATSVVNSDDLFEEVARFVIISKACSINKISKQFNIGFNRAQKIVETLHEQGIVSENVGSKARTVLVTIEELDQIIEGK
- the ytpP_1 gene encoding Thioredoxin-like protein YtpP gives rise to the protein MNLKKLKNLKEFYDVVETEEKVVIYFSTTFCPDCVILNPYLRVLEKDFRDYNFYGCNRDRFIDLAKHLEIYGVPSFLVFEKGEETGRLVNKLRKSYIEVKTFIDSTITK
- the yidA gene encoding Sugar phosphatase YidA; its protein translation is MKKYLIALDLDGTLLSDWQTISQKTKDYLQELDKLGHTIVIATGRPFRSSEKFYDELGLTTPIINYNGGLVTNKHNPDFESYSLSIPKEYVIDIFKSNKHVIENAFGEVEDNIYLYEDSEKIRPLLHYFNGATLSVGNFEEILQDDPNGFLIVAHEGRADIIEEYVKDRYENKVLARNWGHHYNFVIELHTPETTKGAGLHYVAEHLGFKKEDIIAFGDAHNDIELLQYAGVGVAMQNAQDVLKEHADYITEYPNTEDGIVKFLKKYFIQTKTQD
- the crp_1 gene encoding cAMP receptor protein, with translation MSKSRNEVINNILSNILVNHTEEELQITTYNKGQLIVNESDPMHIMYFVISGKLKVYKEYENGKTMLLGFEDGFNILGDVEYYSKRDTTCTVEVIKEVELIKVDFNIINERYSDSKQFNDYIIKQLSEKLIDSQLNTRINLVYKLETRLASYFYSLYDEETKTTIEIDSLADISNNLGCSYRHLVRSIKSLIELKVIRKEKHIITILDFKKLKELSRGNVYENTSNKEEN
- the ppiB_1 gene encoding Peptidyl-prolyl cis-trans isomerase B, giving the protein MKKLLTILSLLLVFTLTACNDSEGHLVTNEYEITFVSNGGSVVGSINVEGLVTTSLPEDPTKEGYTFAGWYVEENFQTLVSDGITVTTDTTLYARWEDNYYQFRVTLNLWDGEKAFYDFDYGEVTFIPATRQDGYNFKGWFYDVELTEPFDYKETLTSDINLYAKFDPVESIIFIIFNNYLVERFVVDYDEVVTLTEHDLEGFTFEGYYTEIEHTNQITTITGTKSSQYIYAKYSLAADNVDLTSLAYYDYLSPSNPVISITVEDYGVMTLELFPAVAQNTVDNFIQYALDQDYSGSSFHRIINGFMIQGGIIESNNCSIEGEFSSNGVTNNLSHTRGVISMARTSSMNSATSQFFIVHEDSDFLDGNYAAFGGLTSGFNILELIAYQLRDAYDKPYVDIVITSITVELNGYVPGTPICAE
- a CDS encoding Helix-turn-helix domain protein — its product is MKKELLITTDEEVKIIFDPLRKNIMLTYLREKKSLTAKQVATKINEAPAKVNYHLKKLVEFGALELHKTESINGIIAKYYKSAYESIMFKGGELSNEVYLSQSSLLEEIYDRVSSEFRDDLRTHLNMVANSEGSVQRQIASQRHIMYMTKEEQEEFINTVESMMKQYTAVDETKEVFSLLHAMARIK
- the phnC gene encoding Phosphate-import ATP-binding protein PhnC yields the protein MSIVFKEVGKTYDNGVEALKNISVRIEQGEFITIIGLSGAGKSTFLKCVNRIHDVTAGELYVNDVNPNTLHGKDLRAYKRKIGMVFQSFNLISKTTVLRNVLASRVASMPWWKTALGLYSKADKIVALEALEKVGILEKAYTRADQLSGGQQQRVALARTVAQEPNVILADEPVASLDPITAKQVMDDFKRINEKENITVIANMHHVDLALQYAKRVIGIKDGLIVFDGPVDKVNEAVLVHVYGRKLTDDDYIGE